In the genome of Limnothrix sp. FACHB-406, one region contains:
- a CDS encoding DUF4126 domain-containing protein — protein MVELLAVLAASAAGGMRIALPLLLIGLLQGDRLWSRVPLLSQLSPQWVLGVLVSWSLFELFASKKLLGQRILQLVQLVFSPLAGAVMGMAIAQAADRTDQITVLLGIVGGLLALVLQLVQVGWFFRLGGLPLWAIFTQDALCIFLVLFAFDAPTQGGTIALMLLWLAIRSSKAWYFHYQGQPNSSSPRT, from the coding sequence ATGGTTGAACTCCTAGCGGTGCTGGCAGCTTCGGCGGCGGGAGGGATGCGCATTGCCCTGCCGCTGTTGTTGATTGGCCTCTTGCAGGGCGATCGTCTCTGGTCACGAGTGCCGCTGCTGTCGCAACTGTCGCCGCAATGGGTGCTTGGGGTGCTGGTCAGTTGGTCTCTGTTTGAGCTGTTTGCTTCCAAAAAACTGCTGGGGCAAAGAATTTTGCAGTTGGTGCAATTGGTATTTAGTCCCTTGGCTGGGGCCGTGATGGGAATGGCGATCGCCCAAGCAGCCGATCGGACGGATCAAATCACCGTGCTGTTGGGAATTGTGGGAGGCCTGTTGGCCCTGGTTTTGCAACTGGTGCAGGTGGGCTGGTTTTTTCGATTAGGAGGGCTGCCCCTTTGGGCAATTTTCACCCAAGATGCCCTCTGCATTTTTCTGGTGCTATTTGCCTTTGATGCGCCCACCCAAGGGGGCACGATCGCCCTGATGCTTTTGTGGTTGGCGATTCGCAGTTCCAAGGCCTGGTATTTCCATTACCAAGGACAACCGAACTCATCATCACCCAGAACCTAA
- the clpB gene encoding ATP-dependent chaperone ClpB, with protein sequence MQPTDPNKFTTKAWEVIAQMPEVAKQNRQQQLESEHLLKSLLEQEGLATSIFSKAGAQPSRLQELADQFLQKQPKISGDIGSVYLGQSLDKLLDRAEAFRKEFGDEYLSIEHLVLGFAKDDRCGRKIFDEVGLNEAKLREAIKQVRGNQTVTDRDPEGKYEALEKYGRDLTQYARQGKLDPVIGRDDEIRRTIQILSRRTKNNPVLIGEPGVGKTAIAEGLAQRIVKGDVPESLQNRTLIALDMGALIAGAKYRGEFEERLKAVLKEVTDSEGNIILFIDEIHTVVGAGATQGAMDAGNLLKPMLARGELRCIGATTLDEYRKYIEKDAALERRFQQVYIDQPSVVDTISILRGLKDRYETHHNVKISDSALVAAATLSNRYISDRFLPDKAIDLVDEAAAKLKMEVTSKPEELDEIDRKILQLEMERLSLQKESDSASKERLERLDRELADLKETQSHLNAQWQQEKDLLEQRKALKEQIDRVELEIQQAERDYDLNRAAELKFGTLNELHQQLQTIEQTISTQQSSGQILLREEVSESDIAEIIAKWTGIPVSKLIASEMEKLLHLEDELHQRVIGQDEAVTAVADAIQRSRAGLADPNRPIASFIFLGPTGVGKTELAKSLAAYLFDTEEAMVRIDMSEYMEKHAVSRLVGAPPGYVGYEEGGQLTEAIRRRPYSVILFDEIEKAHPDVFNIMLQILDDGRVTDSQGRTVDFKNSIIILTSNIGSQYILELAADNSRYEEMRTRVMAAMREQFRPEFLNRIDDIIIFHGLEKSELRQIIQIQAQRLEARLAEKKMALKLSEAAIDFLAEVGYDPTYGARPLKRAVQRELETQIAKCILRGEFTEGDTIWVDIENERLAFKRLTADLVAL encoded by the coding sequence ATGCAACCCACTGATCCCAATAAGTTCACCACCAAGGCTTGGGAAGTGATTGCCCAAATGCCAGAAGTTGCCAAGCAAAATCGCCAACAACAGCTAGAGTCAGAACATTTACTCAAATCATTATTAGAACAAGAGGGATTAGCCACCAGTATTTTTAGCAAGGCCGGAGCCCAGCCCAGTCGCTTACAAGAATTAGCGGATCAATTTTTGCAGAAACAGCCCAAAATTTCCGGTGATATTGGCTCCGTTTATTTGGGACAAAGCCTGGATAAGTTGCTCGATCGGGCCGAGGCTTTTCGCAAGGAATTTGGTGATGAATATCTTTCGATCGAACACCTCGTGTTGGGGTTTGCCAAGGACGATCGTTGTGGTCGCAAGATTTTTGATGAAGTTGGGCTAAATGAGGCCAAACTGCGGGAAGCAATTAAACAAGTGAGAGGCAATCAAACCGTGACCGATCGTGATCCAGAAGGGAAATACGAAGCTCTTGAAAAATATGGCCGAGACCTCACCCAATATGCCCGCCAAGGGAAGCTCGATCCAGTCATTGGCCGGGATGATGAAATTCGCCGCACCATCCAAATCTTGTCGCGTCGCACCAAAAATAATCCTGTTTTAATTGGCGAGCCAGGGGTGGGCAAAACCGCGATCGCTGAAGGATTGGCTCAGCGAATTGTTAAAGGAGATGTGCCAGAATCCTTGCAAAATCGCACCCTGATTGCCCTTGACATGGGCGCACTGATTGCTGGGGCCAAATATCGCGGGGAATTTGAAGAACGTCTGAAAGCAGTGCTCAAGGAAGTGACGGATTCTGAAGGGAATATCATTCTCTTCATCGATGAAATTCACACCGTTGTGGGCGCAGGGGCAACGCAGGGGGCCATGGATGCCGGTAACCTCCTAAAACCGATGTTGGCTCGAGGTGAATTGCGCTGTATTGGAGCCACCACCCTTGATGAGTACCGCAAATATATTGAAAAAGACGCGGCATTGGAACGGCGATTCCAACAGGTTTATATTGATCAGCCTTCGGTGGTGGATACGATTTCAATTCTGCGAGGATTGAAAGACCGCTATGAAACTCACCACAACGTCAAGATTTCCGATAGTGCTTTGGTGGCGGCGGCAACCCTTTCTAATCGCTACATTAGCGATCGATTTTTGCCGGACAAGGCGATCGATCTGGTGGATGAAGCCGCAGCCAAGTTGAAAATGGAAGTTACCTCTAAGCCAGAGGAACTAGATGAAATTGATCGCAAGATTTTGCAACTGGAAATGGAGCGCTTATCCTTGCAAAAAGAGAGTGATTCAGCGTCCAAGGAGCGACTGGAACGACTCGATCGGGAACTGGCAGACCTGAAGGAAACCCAAAGCCATCTGAACGCCCAATGGCAACAGGAAAAAGATCTGTTGGAGCAACGAAAAGCCCTCAAGGAACAGATCGATCGGGTGGAACTAGAAATTCAGCAAGCGGAGCGAGACTATGATCTCAACCGGGCCGCTGAATTAAAGTTTGGAACCCTGAATGAACTGCATCAACAATTGCAGACCATCGAACAGACCATTTCGACTCAGCAATCGAGCGGTCAAATTCTGCTGCGAGAAGAAGTCAGTGAATCTGATATTGCTGAAATTATTGCCAAGTGGACTGGCATTCCGGTCAGCAAACTGATTGCTTCCGAAATGGAAAAACTGCTGCATTTGGAAGACGAGCTACACCAACGAGTGATTGGCCAAGATGAGGCCGTCACGGCGGTGGCCGATGCTATTCAGCGATCGCGGGCGGGGCTGGCCGACCCTAACCGCCCGATCGCCAGCTTTATCTTCCTGGGCCCCACGGGTGTGGGCAAAACTGAACTCGCTAAATCTTTGGCGGCTTATCTATTCGACACCGAAGAAGCAATGGTGCGAATTGATATGTCGGAATACATGGAGAAACATGCGGTTTCGCGCTTGGTCGGCGCGCCCCCCGGTTATGTGGGCTATGAAGAAGGCGGACAACTCACAGAAGCCATTCGTCGTCGTCCTTATTCCGTGATTCTGTTTGATGAAATTGAAAAAGCGCACCCGGATGTGTTCAACATCATGCTGCAAATTTTGGATGATGGTCGAGTGACCGATTCCCAAGGGCGCACCGTTGATTTCAAAAACAGCATCATCATTTTGACCAGTAACATTGGCTCCCAATACATTTTGGAATTGGCGGCCGATAACAGTCGCTACGAAGAAATGCGAACGCGGGTGATGGCGGCCATGCGCGAGCAATTCCGCCCAGAATTCTTGAACCGAATTGATGACATCATCATTTTCCACGGTCTCGAAAAATCGGAATTGCGCCAAATTATCCAAATTCAAGCCCAGCGGTTGGAAGCCCGTTTAGCGGAGAAGAAAATGGCCCTGAAACTGTCAGAAGCGGCGATCGACTTCTTGGCAGAGGTTGGCTACGATCCCACCTACGGCGCGCGCCCCTTAAAACGCGCCGTGCAACGGGAATTGGAAACCCAAATTGCTAAGTGCATTTTGCGGGGTGAGTTTACCGAGGGTGACACGATTTGGGTTGATATTGAAAACGAGCGACTGGCTTTTAAGCGGCTGACGGCGGACTTGGTGGCACTCTAG